The Haloprofundus salinisoli region CGGCGACTGAACTGCCGAGGTCGCGCCACGTGTGGCACGTGCGCCGTCGAGGTCGACGGGAAGGTGAGCGAGATGATCAGCCGAGAGCGGCGACGTCTCTCGCTTCCGCCGCACAGCCTCGACTCGGGGCTTCGACTCTCCTGTCAGACCCGCGTCGAAGGTGACGTACGGGTGAGAAAGCACGAGGGCCTCTGGGGCCAGCACGTCGACAGTGAGCGCGTCGTCTCGGAGGAGCGCG contains the following coding sequences:
- a CDS encoding 2Fe-2S iron-sulfur cluster-binding protein, yielding MPTVQFRGREIDCEEGAVLRDVLLAAGLSPHNGRARRLNCRGRATCGTCAVEVDGKVSEMISRERRRLSLPPHSLDSGLRLSCQTRVEGDVRVRKHEGLWGQHVDSERVVSEERDDATGRV